Proteins encoded in a region of the Puntigrus tetrazona isolate hp1 chromosome 12, ASM1883169v1, whole genome shotgun sequence genome:
- the shbg gene encoding sex hormone-binding globulin — protein sequence MNYLKKLLILLLGPYLILLCRRVSSEQISSKGVINLAHRQSKWTPLMQMSANLSDISSIRSFFEFRTLDPEGAIFYGDTKEGQDWFVLSLRDGIPEMQIGKADVLVSVKGGRKLNDGAWHMLELRSEGKFVVLEVNSNLELVVGLHSKLTQHELTGKIRLALGGMLVDKQKLFHPFEPEMDACIRGGHWLNLSTPWDTDSTWESQPCFSEIKKGSYFPGTGVAMFNTSDLPELKTEEAGITVEIFGSWTGTTLSLQSTEFEYILKELEGNKDVKEMQLGLKEGSESVAPPHEPATLTFTILKHSLVVNSKPELETESLDFFSMWKNGMLLTFGGVPGESEEAKNTHYLRGCLEKILVQGQVIDLDRALYKHTAVSSHSCPTEAINELT from the exons ATGAACTATCTGAAGAAACTGCTCATACTACTCTTAGGCCCGTACCTGATTCTGCTGTGCAGGAGAGTATCAAGTGAACAG ATATCCAGCAAGGGAGTCATCAATCTTGCGCACAGACAGTCCAAATGGACCCCTTTAATGCAGATGAGTGCAAATCTCTCTGACATCTCAAG CATCAGATCTTTCTTTGAGTTTCGGACCCTTGACCCAGAGGGGGCCATCTTTTATGGAGACACCAAAGAAGGACAGGACTGGTTTGTGCTTTCACTGCGTGATGGTATACCTGAAATGCAGATTGGGAAAGCAGACGTCTTAGTGAGTGTAAAAGGAGGTAGAAAACTCAATGATGGGGCCTGGCACATG CTGGAGTTGCGCAGTGAGGGCAAATTTGTGGTGCTAGAGGTAAACAGCAATTTAGAGCTTGTAGTCGGTCTTCATTCTAAACTGACACAACACGAACTAACAGGAAAGATACGTCTTGCTCTTGGTGGAATGCTGGTGGACAAACAAAAGCTCTTCCATCCA tttGAGCCAGAAATGGATGCTTGTATAAGAGGAGGGCATTGGCTAAATCTCAGCACCCCCTGGGACACAGACTCAACATGGGAATCCCAGCCCTGCTTCTCTGAGATCAAGAAAGGCAGCTATTTTCCAGGAACTGGAGTGGCTATGTTTAATACATCTG ATCTTCCTGAACTTAAGACGGAAGAGGCCGGTATCACAGTCGAGATCTTCGGATCCTGGACTGGGACAACGTTGAGTCTCCAAAGCACAGAATTTGAGTATATTTTGAAAGAGTTAGAAGGGAATAAAGAtgtcaag GAGATGCAGTTGGGCCTGAAAGAGGGATCGGAAAGTGTTGCCCCTCCCCATGAACCTGCTACACTTACTTTCACCATACTGAAACATTCACTTGTGGTAAACAGCAAACCAGAGCTTGAAACGGAAAGTCTGGACTTTTTCTCCATGTGGAAAAATGGGATGCTACTGACTTTTGGGGGAGTGCCAG GTGAAAGTGAGGAggcaaaaaatacacattaccTGCGTGGGTGTCTGGAGAAAATCCTTGTCCAAGGCCAGGTCATTGATCTCGATCGGGcattatacaaacacacagcagtttCATCTCACAGCTGTCCTACAGAAGCAATAAATGAACTCACTTAA
- the zbtb4 gene encoding zinc finger and BTB domain-containing protein 38 produces the protein MKHRNKHMRGDRMGEGTEEVDGAKTTRISLSFPLSAGLPSFSAQKHCSSSHPTSSTDVHDRDGSEGTAWMGEAFRDKQLSKTSSKADRLPCTSSSYPVDLTAPVSKNCKSSLSFSVDGSGSRYPTSPLQHSNKIDYSKETAGVSLNNGYKEHSTTETAHILFNLSARAYQDQGVKDPESSKGKKRKANSLHVELSLPLPSINPHSSSSTPPPPPSPSSVSLTSSPLTIPTPSFHDSFRAVPKPELLCGVCHRLFSTASSLTVHMRLHRGGRVLSCRHCGKAFIHNKRLQSHEATCRQGLPAFPVPPKEEPLEEGEVEGERADEAAEPEQLGQGTRPGRPIKKVRDLHARHAGALTCGDALGEEDHFVKVVDGHIIYFCSVCERSYMTLSSLKRHSNVHSWRRKYPCHYCDKVFALAEYRTKHEVWHTGERRYQCIFCWEAFPTYYNLKTHQKAFHGINPGLISSEKTANGGYKQKVNALKLYRLLPMRSLKRPYKTYSQPMADGLLTSDSSVTLPLSIDSNLPQPLDTKKLESFLKDLQTTDIKTEPERFPIRVGVEQGKKLASPQKDITVEATETEGSDLWQSGSSSGKSKTPKCPEGAVSSVIAFAHSKPSVIMHSAAVSSSVIVNRSKMDSEERKRSPENHIMAKTGQKQIKKHSQREHTQPYRDWNTVSEDTEASKMRQPTEKLHKGRKVHNKTESSKTIPLAVGSEVKGSGPLCQITVRIGEEAIVKRSISETDLRRDKSPTRSKPKKNNLSQEQRELRHTNHHQRKHRNSSQEGKGGESKWKNPKLKGKVRKYFFRQEVREDRNDHDVEDNLWRPYYSYKPKRKALHMQGAKAWKRKLHYKRSLRPMRRAERLMKNLNKEIVGAEADDGKERRHKVKKERKEVSDPQTCEVKEMSHTCPVSSKTEQKDKEKITHGKPDLSLPLSVSQATINSQNTASSIIKQRWSEDQASECGTCGRWFSSPRKRDKHELTHLFEFVCMLCRAPFPSQSKLEEHQRTQHPKTKPLSAPTFFTSQSSRNEVEIKADENRVDGRSIEKGSPVRLGRRPLIRYTCSQCDKVCKTSAALNCHLKRHELGSSTEVEDTQQDLPSCATSAVDTTPSKGLDTNCEQVQPVSVIYYSKPDCQITDNQLGEKMEEHQRVRNCESPKVAANDKVHSPLCAKFSQVMHSPTLERFNVISPNLPSVLVMNGAECLDYRTPEKRSLDTADQQKRSPTPSDRQIQISQILTEPQIRRETTPSGPISLKTGRGYVFREGDNIPNEDFSDLQDAQDLRIFPQSSSQAQDLSMPTILAKKKELDQQNKHPSNISKEQSCNEEVLLLVPKEEPLSPIPSPTFSVIQTTPKGSSQRYSKSPCHSPGPLDLQMRPQVEQSQTHRGRHNTDKQGLMLSVNSTGMSDTPLSNNLLHPQVPTAEPESKDLSSVTPTEHHRGSGYPVQELTLPLVIPGGYCSGKKQEEQILMSYPAGPLPFPPLGKMVPHSDSTKLPFYPDPYHLLYGPQLLPYPYNLAALPMALNMMASGDKEPLPFLPFFNYAAAAAPLTGTVPHPLVVNPSLYNSGGSSSTKQDNP, from the coding sequence atgaaacacagaaataaacacatgaGAGGAGACAGGATGGGAGAGGGCACGGAGGAGGTGGATGGTGCCAAAACTACGAGGATATCGCTCAGTTTTCCCCTCAGTGCTGGATTGCCTAGCTTTTCTGCACAGAAGCACTGCTCCTCATCCCACCCCACGTCCTCCACTGACGTTCACGACAGAGATGGTTCAGAAGGCACAGCATGGATGGGGGAAGCATTCAGAGACAAACAGTTATCTAAAACGTCATCAAAAGCTGACCGCCTGCCATGCACTTCCTCTTCCTACCCTGTTGATCTAACTGCTCCGGTCAGTAAAAACTGCAAGTCATCTCTGTCCTTTTCTGTTGATGGTAGTGGCTCCAGATACCCAACATCTCCCTTACAACACTCTAACAAAATTGACTATTCAAAAGAGACAGCTGGGGTTAGTCTTAATAATGGCTACAAAGAGCATTCGACAACAGAAACAGCACACATTCTTTTCAACCTCAGCGCGAGAGCCTACCAGGACCAAGGTGTGAAGGATCCAGAGAGTTCAAAAGGCAAAAAACGCAAGGCAAACAGCCTCCATGTTGAACTGAGCCTTCCTCTCCCTAGCATAAACCCTCACTCGTCCTCATCgacccctcctcctcctccttcaccctCGTCTGTCTCTCTAACTTCCTCCCCCTTGACTATCCCCACGCCATCTTTCCATGACTCCTTTAGGGCAGTGCCGAAGCCAGAACTACTGTGTGGGGTGTGCCACCGTCTGTTCAGCACTGCCTCGTCCCTCACTGTCCACATGCGTCTCCATCGGGGGGGACGAGTACTCAGCTGCCGCCACTGTGGCAAAGCCTTCATCCATAATAAAAGACTGCAATCCCATGAGGCCACCTGCAGGCAAGGGCTGCCAGCTTTTCCAGTGCCACCCAAAGAAGAGCCCCTGGAGGAGGGTGAAGTGGAGGGGGAGAGAGCAGATGAGGCTGCGGAGCCAGAACAGCTTGGACAAGGAACAAGGCCTGGCCGACCCATAAAGAAAGTGCGAGACCTTCACGCCCGTCATGCTGGAGCATTGACTTGCGGGGATGCCCTGGGGGAAGAGGATCACTTTGTAAAAGTTGTGGATGGACATATCATTTACTTTTGCTCAGTGTGCGAACGCTCTTACATGACATTGTCCAGCCTGAAGCGACACTCCAATGTCCATTCATGGCGCCGGAAGTACCCCTGTCACTATTGTGATAAGGTTTTTGCTTTGGCCGAGTACCGTACCAAACATGAGGTGTGGCACACAGGTGAAAGGCGCTACCAGTGCATCTTTTGCTGGGAGGCATTTCCTACTTACTACAACCTTAAAACACACCAGAAGGCGTTCCATGGTATCAATCCTGGCTTGATCTCAAGTGAAAAAACAGCCAATGGTGGCTACAAGCAGAAGGTCAATGCCCTTAAACTGTACCGCCTGCTGCCCATGCGATCTCTAAAGCGACCTTACAAAACATACAGCCAGCCAATGGCCGATGGATTACTTACTTCTGATTCATCAGTTACCTTGCCTTTATCTATAGACAGCAACCTCCCACAACCTCTGGACACTAAGAAATTGGAGTCTTTCCTGAAAGATCTTCAAACCACAGACATCAAGACTGAGCCTGAGCGATTTCCCATCAGGGTGGGTGTTGAGCAGGGTAAAAAACTAGCTTCTCCTCAGAAAGACATAACAGTGGAAGCAACAGAGACAGAGGGGTCAGATTTATGGCAGTCAGGTAGTAGCAGTGGCAAAAGCAAAACTCCAAAGTGTCCAGAAGGAGCTGTTTCTTCAGTTATTGCATTTGCACACAGCAAACCCTCAGTCATCATGCACAGTGCTGCAGTTTCATCCTCTGTCATAGTTAACAGAAGCAAGATGGATTCtgaggagagaaaaagaagtCCAGAAAATCATATAATGGCAAAAACAGgtcaaaaacagattaaaaaacatAGCCAGAGAGAGCACACACAGCCATACAGGGACTGGAACACTGTCAGTGAAGACACAGAGGCCTCGAAAATGAGACAGCCAACAGAGAAACTTCACAAAGGACGAAAAGTTCACAATAAAACAGAGTCAAGTAAAACAATACCTTTAGCAGTGGGATCAGAAGTCAAAGGCAGCGGCCCACTTTGTCAGATTACTGTGCGCATAGGGGAGGAGGCAATTGTCAAACGGAGCATCTCTGAAACAGATCTAAGGAGAGACAAAAGCCCTACACGCAGCAAACCCAAAAAGAATAACCTTTCACAGGAACAGAGAGAGCTGCGGCACACCAATCACCACCAACGTAAACACCGTAACTCCAGTCAGGAAGGAAAAGGGGGGGAGTCCAAATGGAAAAACCCTAAGCTAAAAGGCAAGGTGAGGAAATACTTTTTCCGGCAGGAGGTCAGGGAGGACAGAAATGACCATGATGTAGAGGATAACCTATGGAGGCCTTACTATTCTTACAAACCCAAGCGAAAGGCCCTTCATATGCAAGGGGCTAAAGCATGGAAGCGCAAATTGCACTACAAACGATCCCTAAGGCCTATGAGGAGAGCTGAGAGACTCatgaaaaatctgaataaagaAATTGTCGGTGCAGAGGCAGATGATGGAAAGGAGAGGAGACATAAAGTAAAGAAAGAGCGGAAAGAAGTTAGTGATCCACAGACATGTGAAGTTAAAGAAATGTCACACACCTGTCCTGTCTCTTCGAAAACAGAACAGAAGGATAAAGAAAAGATAACACATGGAAAGCCTGATCTTTCTCTCCCTTTGTCTGTTTCGCAGGCCACAATCAATTCTCAAAATACAGCATCCTCTATCATCAAACAACGATGGTCAGAAGATCAGGCTTCTGAGTGTGGAACATGTGGGCGCTGGTTCTCCAGCCCAAGAAAACGAGACAAACATGAGTTGACACATCTGTTTGAGTTTGTGTGCATGCTTTGCAGAGCTCCATTTCCCTCACAGTCCAAACTAGAGGAACATCAGAGGACTCAACATCCCAAAACCAAGCCCCTGTCTGCCCCTACTTTCTTCACTTCCCAGTCATCAAGAAATGAGGTGGAAATAAAAGCAGATGAGAACAGAGTGGATGGACGTTCCATAGAGAAAGGCAGCCCAGTTCGCTTGGGCAGGAGGCCTTTAATCAGATATACATGCTCACAATGTGATAAAGTCTGTAAAACCTCTGCTGCACTTAACTGTCACCTCAAGCGGCATGAGTTAGGCAGTTCAACTGAGGTTGAAGACACACAGCAAGATTTGCCTAGTTGTGCAACTTCTGCAGTGGACACTACACCAAGCAAAGGTTTAGACACCAACTGTGAGCAAGTACAGCCCGTGTCTGTCATATATTACTCCAAACCTGACTGTCAAATTACTGACAACCAACTGGGTGAGAAGATGGAAGAACACCAAAGAGTCAGAAATTGTGAAAGCCCCAAAGTGGCAGCCAATGACAAAGTCCACAGTCCACTGTGTGCAAAGTTTTCCCAAGTCATGCACAGCCCCACTTTAGAAAGGTTTAATGTCATCTCTCCTAACCTCCCTAGTGTACTAGTAATGAATGGTGCAGAGTGCCTAGACTATAGGACACCAGAGAAACGGAGTTTAGACACAGCAGATCAGCAGAAAAGAAGCCCAACGCCAAGTGACAGGCAAATCCAAATTTCTCAAATTCTGACAGAGCCTCAGATTAGAAGAGAAACAACTCCATCTGGACCCATATCActaaaaacaggcagaggttaTGTGTTTAGAGAAGGTGACAATATTCCAAATGAAGATTTCAGTGATTTACAAGATGCTCAGGATTTAAGAATCTTTCCTCAATCCAGCAGCCAAGCCCAAGACTTATCCATGCCAACAATACTGGCAAAAAAGAAGGAGCTTGATCAACAGAATAAACATCCATCCAACATCTCAAAGGAACAGTCTTGTAATGAGGAGGTGTTGTTGCTAGTACCCAAAGAGGAACCACTCAGTCCTATACCATCTCCTACATTCTCTGTCATTCAAACCACTCCAAAAGGATCTTCTCAAAGGTATTCAAAGTCACCTTGTCATTCTCCAGGACCCTTGGACCTACAGATGCGGCCACAGGTGGAGCAAAGCCAAACACACAGAGGAAGGCACAATACAGACAAGCAGGGTCTCATGTTGTCAGTGAATTCAACTGGGATGAGCGATACTCCTTTGTCCAACAACCTGCTACATCCTCAAGTGCCCACAGCAGAGCCTGAATCAAAGGACCTCTCCTCTGTCACTCCTACAGAACACCACAGAGGCTCAGGCTACCCTGTCCAGGAGCTTACTCTTCCCTTGGTCATACCTGGAGGGTACTGCTCTGGTAAGAAACAGGAGGAGCAAATCCTGATGTCTTACCCTGCTGGACCCCTACCCTTTCCGCCACTTGGGAAGATGGTACCCCACTCTGACTCCACCAAACTGCCCTTTTACCCTGACCCCTATCACCTACTGTATGGCCCACAGTTACTGCCATACCCCTACAACCTTGCTGCCCTTCCAATGGCTCTAAATATGATGGCATCAGGGGACAAAGAGCCCTTACCCTTCTTGCCTTTTTTCAATTACGCTGCCGCTGCTGCCCCTTTAACAGGCACAGTGCCCCATCCTTTAGTAGTGAACCCCAGCCTATACAACAGTGGTGGCAGCAGTAGCACAAAGCAGGACAACCCATAA